The window CAAGTCAAGCGATCAGCTGGGGACTGCAATTCACAAATGAAATTGACATCcaataacctttataaaaacGTAATCACGAACGGTACCATCACTCCCCATTACTGACTGTCACTGGTCTCTGGCTCGCAATCATTCTTTATCGGTGCAGTGGGTAGGTATTTTCAACTGACTTTGTTCTTCTATGACATTACCATCGCCGCTGCGTCACgatgtgatgtacatgtacaagggacctccaatttgtaatgtatgtgatgtataaactgactttaaaccgtttaatatcgacgataacaaggtatcaccgacgctgacattttctgacgctAACTAGTATGCTAGTATGACCCGCcttttggaccggaccaattcaattcaattaagaaaatGCGTACCGGTacagtaaataaataaaccgctGTTGATTTTTTCGAACTATTGAAGTATCCACGAACAAAACTATactattatagaatgtttaaaaggaaTTGCTTTTAATAACAGcatgaataaacttactttACAAAAGAGGAAGTACATTTTTAACTTTTGAATGGTCGAACCccagttattcacagtaacctgcaatttggatattctcggagccttccttctttatttatttatgaaatgacgtcacaaacaaaattgttagactgttaaaatgttaaattttttgactgttgaaatgttaaattgttatttgatttaatcatttaaaagtttaacattttaaaaatgattataaaatattaaatcaaaaacTAGTAAGTATTTAttaatcttttaatttttttccttaAATAAATGTATGATTACAATATTCCAACCGGAAGTAGTGACTTGAAACATCATCGTGTAGCAGGAGGGCTAATTCTAGCCGCGCTATACTTTTATTTTAAGAATATTAGTAAAGATTTATTAAATGAAAGTATAGAATTAagtaagaaattaaagaagttgaagtaaaatggaaataatcattagaataataataataaaaaacttaatattgaaaaacatttaGCGGATTAAGACATTTCTTTACGCGACACTAGAATTatattagttagttagttcattaaatttctaattgaacACTATTTAAATATAAAGTATCAAGAAATATAAGATTTAAATAAGAATTATAATAAATTACTTCATAATGAAACCTAGTTAAGATCTAATGTATAATTAcctaatagattttaaaaagaattgaaaaagaaatttcaatatcttttttatatcTCTCATTTTAATTCGATAATCTATAAGTATGTGTAACATCTTCTGTTGGATATTTACATCTTCATATTGCCCATATAAAATTGTTCATCATCACCCAATTTACACTTACTCACGAAGGCAGTTAAGGTTTCAGgtaattttatgaaataatagttTAGTCGTACATGTATGTATGGTTAATGAAATATGGTATGATATTAAAAGAGATGAATCTGTTTAAGTTTGCCGTGGTTTGAGTCAGGAATCTCCGTCGCTTGTTGGTGGTTTAGACGAAGACCGGAGTTCTTTCGAAGCTGTTAAAGCGTCAGGTAGTTGTAAAATGAATAGTTCGTTGTTGTTCCTGataaaattccaatcaaattacCGCATCTAATTAGATGAGGCTCTTTTAGGCCGTTGTGGTTTGAGGCAGGAGTCTCAGTCGCCTGTTGGTGGTTTAGACGAAGACCGGAGTTCTTTCACATCTGTTAAAGCGTCAAGtagttataaaatgaatagttcgttgttgttcctgataaaattccaatcaaattacGGCATTTAATTCGATGAGTCTCTTTTAGTTTGCCGTGGTTTGAGTCAGGAGTCCCCGTCACCTACTGGTTTTTTAAACGAAGACTGGAGTTCTTTCACAGCTGTTAAAGCGTCAGATAGTTGTAAAATGAATAGTTCGTTGTTGTTCTTGATAAAATTCCAAACAAATTACCGCATCTCGTAATAGGAGTCTCTTTTAGGTCGTTGTGGTTTAAGTCAGGAGTCTCCATCGCCTGTTGGTGGTTTAGACGAAGACCGGAGTTCTTTCACAGCTGTTGAAGCGTCAGGtagttaaattttttcaaCATTTAGATTATGTGAGTGCAAAtatctttgattttgaaatttcacatcaaataagatttatttgtttgtaaaGTTTGTTTTggatatttttacatttttgaggaatttcatttgatgGGATATGCAAGGGACTTTCTACATGATTTTTCTCAGAGATATGAATCAATGTTAGAAAAGTTAGCCACTTTTGCTATGATGAATGGAGATGTTAGCGTAAGTCGCCTAGCCCAATTAtgttgatttttcaatttacgaAGTACACTTTGAAGAGTTCTTCTGATACCGCTTGGATAATGTAACCCTGCTATTTTCATATGTTAGCTTCAACATTTTGTCCATGTTTCAACATTTGGCTAAATCTATATAGCTGCGTTCACACgacaactagttagaccggtctaaatgggTCCGCACTGCGCCCGCAGGATGTCGCCATGAGTATTTTACCCCGAAATGTATGTAAATGATCATAGATTTATGATTCCCTGgcagttttttatttgaacaatCTTGATGCAGTTTACCATATATCCGGACACATCAACCTATAATACATTCTAGGTAATTTCCAGAACGATTTATACGGATATCTATTCAACTCTCAACATACGCTgagattttaagataaataataatccTTTAGCGTACACATTAATTTTAggtaatatagaaattatatgaaATCTTAAACTATAATAATAAGCTTGATAAGGAATTGCTGACGatataattgaattcatattGCGAGTACGATTTAGACCGGTTCCTACTACCATTTTCTCTCCGCACACACACGACCGTTCTAAATAATGTCATCTGAACGCGCCTATACATTATATGTATGATAAACCTACGTATTTATCATTCTAGGAGGATCAGCATCAGATTGCTTTGATTGAGTTTGTATACAAGGAAACAAGCTACAATTATTCACGTTGTATAATTTCCGTTATTGACGTAAGTTCATTTGCCTAAGCTTGAGctaattatgaaaatatctggtacttaaaacatttcaaaattgttcTCTGTATTTATCTCTGACTTGAATTTAAGGATAACTAAAATCTCATACAATGTTTTTATGGTAACAGTATTGGTATTTTTAGGAAGTGGACTTTGGAAAGACCAGcaattcagaaaattcagCATGGTTGGTGATGGGGTATCGTATTCGcaatattttctttctatAGGAACAGTGCTTATCGATTATACCACCTACAAAGATCTATCCGGAATCGAGTTAGCATGACTGGCAACACTGGTATTGTACTACATTTTTGACTTGAACTATCCGAGACCTTTCAAGGAGTCCCTATcatatttcaagaaaattgtCGTACAGGCGAACGGCCAAATTATTCAGCCATTTTACATGTAGTTaaataatacatgtagttgAATTCCTGGAAAATCCAGCCTTGGTAAACTAATGAGTAGTttgagtaaaaataaaatatcagaGATGAAATTTGACAGTGGGATTTAAAAGATCAGTTCGGTGGAGCAGATTTTGTGGCCTCTTAAAGTGAGAAGGGTCAGTGTGATTCTACGTGGCAttcatcaattcattcatCCTGACCCTACTCACTTTAAAAGGCCACAACATTTGCTCCACTTAGCCGATCTTTAATTTCATGGTcaaatttcatcttcaataataatttttcattaaaactgTATGCTATAAAACTACATTTTATATAGGCAGTAACTATTAGGAATTTCATTTCAGGGGATATGTAAGGGATTTTCTAAGTGATTTTTCTCAGAGATATGAATCAATGATTGAAAAGTTAGCCACTTTGGCTTTGATGAGTGGAGATATTATCATTTAGATGAACTAGAAAATGCGCATTCAGAAAAGAAATAAACCTAGAAAATCggcagaattttgaatttgctaGAACTATATGCTCTTCTTTGATTGTGTTTTTATTCCATGCTTAAGGCTGAACTGTtcagatatactatattatgttTTTTTAGTGATGCTGACTGAGATGGtcagatatatattttaacATGTGAATGACATGTACTAATGCAGCTATCTAAAGGCAGCATTCTCTTGAAAAGAGCGTGTATGTATTTGATTTGCACTTACCGTGGCCAAATACATTGGTTGAGAATTTTGATTCAATCGAGTTTGTGCACAAAGAAAccagatatattttattatgttttTCAGTGTTGCTGAATGAGATAGtcagatatatattttaacATATGAATGACAGGTACTAATGCAGCCATTTAAAGGCAGCATTCTCTTAAAAAGAGCGtgtatgtatttgatttacgCTTCCTGTGGCCAAATACATTGGTTAAGAATGTTGATACTTCCTTTTTGACAACTTTAATTCAAGATAATAACATTTTGGATTTCAAGactaatttcatctttttggTTATTCTGCCGGGCATCTGCTCAATtctataatacatgtattcttATTTTACGTTCTCGATGAGTTTTGCAATGTTCCCACTGGTGTTCCGGAGTTCCGAGAGCATGTTCCCAAAAGGTGTTCTTGCAATGTTCCCACAGGTGTTCCGGAGTTCTACAAGTATGTTCCCAAAAGGTGTTCTTGCAGTGTTCCCACTGGGGTTACGGAGTTCCAGGAGTATGTTCCCAAAAGTAGTTCTCGTAATGTTCCCACAggtgttcaatgatttaaatgttccAAAAGTCTACTCAACTGAAAATGTTCTAAGTAGTGTTCAAGATATGTTCTTAGTTTTTACAACGTACGTATATGAATACGTATACGGGAAGAAGGCTGAGGAAACGCCCAAATAAACAGGTCAGCCACCGAGAATAACCGACTAGAAAGATGATCCAGTGGTGCAGCCGGTCAACAACATTGATGGAGATTGTAGGGCCAACACTATGATTAACGTCTTGACGCAAGATCATCATTCCGATTTGCTGTGTGGCCTTCATCAAAAGTGATGTCAGattagattttagaaaaatttcgAATTTACCGCGTTGTTTTCTCACAAAAGATTTACCTCTTACATTACCTCCTATACATTATCTCCTCGGGTATTTTGGCAATCATTTTCAAggaagataaaaaaaaactcggCGAAAACAGGAACATCTTCCATTAATTTTAATCATCGTTCTACATAAATGCACATCGACTTATTTAAATATCGGAAGTAGCGTATACAGAATTTCTGGATGAGCCTCCACATATTTCTTTTGGGTTTCCTCTGCATTTCATGTTGCATTCAACATCCGGCGCACGACCATATTTACCGACCTGGTCACCACAGAAACACGCCACGGTATATTGAAGTCCAGCAAATGCGAATCCTTGAGAGAAAGCAATCTTCATTATCAGTAATTCCTGTGATTATGTTTTTGGAGTCAATAACTCAGGAAGGGCGCTAGGAAAGGCAGTGGTAACAATCTGTTAAACTGTGGTGAGAAGTTTTTTCAGTATATGCCAAACGCACGAACACACGCGTATTTTTAGACAGTAAAATGGGTTTGGATAGCACCCTCCAGAATTTGACACAGTTCCCTAGGAAAATAATACTGCGAGAATCCTTACCTCTGTATTTACAAATACTGATGCATTTCTCAATAGTCATGGCCATGCTGTTTGCCGCATACGTTGCCAGATCTCTGGTATGACCGTCATTAAAACATCCAGCGTAATTCCGACCTCCTGATGAGATAGTAAAATGAGAAGTCAGAAAAATGGAACAAAGGGAAACAAAGTCGCTGTACAATTGCGAAAACTTGCATTCTTTTCAAACCACTCCTCGCATTTgaactgaaataaaatcacatttcaatttcatcgatcattcattaatttaaaaatccatagcagcaaaaacagtacaaatctcatttctaatgagtaacaTGTATTTGTTATAGCGAACGTTTTCAGGAGTTACATTATCCTTCCTTCAGGCATAGCGCAagtgattgaatttatatatcatactggtatttatatagaataagACGACGCTTAttacaaacaatttcaaattactgagtggcaagataatcataatacaaAGATAAATAATTACACACAATCTAAATTACTGAGTGAAGATATTTGACTAGTAGTTAATTATCTCAAAACATTGAGAATGAATCCTGAACCGTGTTCGAATAGTTGTTGATTAAGGGAGGGCTGTTGAGTTTTGATAAAAAGTGCTTCTCTTCAGCAATTGGCCAACATGTATCAAACTGCCGTGACTGTCAGGTCTCGTTTAgcgaaaagaatttcaaaattttagataAAGGTTCCTCCGATTTAGATTGCAAAATTATAGAAGCACTTTCTATCAAAACTCAACAGCCCTCCCTTAATCAACAACTATTCGAacacggacggacggacggacggacggacggacggacggactaACGAAATGCACCTTTTGTGATTGCTGACCTATGTGGCTAAAAGGCTTATGTGGCTAGACATTATTATGTGTCTTCAAAAACTTTTCTAACAAAAAGCACCTTATGTGACTTGATATCCTAATTTCATACAATAACATCAGGGCTGCCTTTTTGCAACAACCATTCTGCTGTCTGTACGGGAGAATATCACTAGCCCGGTCTAATAATGGGACAGGGTCAATATTGACCATTAGTCAATCAGTGCTAATGGGTGAACGGTGGACAGTTTAAGCTATTATATGGCCTCTAGTATTCGATGAAAATGACTTGTGATTGCAGGCAACATGGCctacatcctcgcttgccagggtttgattgccgctAGCCAAGGCCCATGTCAACCAAACCCAGCTGCAAagccttcattggtctattatATCGCCCAAGATTTTTTGGGCAGACAGGTTCCTGCTCGGCGCCCGCcaatctatatatctagccaatcagatgcatGGTTATTCATAGAGCGAACTTGCTGGTAAAAACAAcacatctgattggcttaataCATAGACTGGTGGGCACTGAGTGGGAAACTGTACAGACACCAATTATAGCTacatttgtgaattttttgaaAGGCCCCTTATGTAGAGAGTAAGCACCATCTGACAAttgcaaaaaaaacaatgaattaaaattcaccattttttatttcaacatcAGAAATGTTACAAATAGAATATTTCTATACTTGTGAAGGGACAAAGTACTTCTTGTCTTTAGCATATCGGTTCAGTATTATTTAGTTGCGAATGTGGATaaaattactttttatttttcaaagattGCCGTTTTGTTACATTCATGTTGCTAATTTTCTTTACGATAAGGTGACTTTGCCTTAAATGCAACTCTCCATTATTGGCTTTACTAAGCTTTTTAGCTTTTTCACATGCAAATGTGTTTGGAGTGATACCACTCTCGAgatatttaatgaaatatttctttatttcattgagTTCTTTCAACGACCACTTCTGTCGCGTACTTTTTCGGTTCACTCCCTTTTTAAGGTTAACTGGTTCCTGCAACTGTTCACTGTCATTACTATCACGGTCATcttgatcatcatcatcttcatcttcattGCCACCGAACGCAACAGCTTCATCAGCATCAATGTCTGCGCTATCATTGATTTCACTGTAAGAATTAATTTGATAGACTTCTCGATATCAAAGTTCAAAGTACCTTCACATAGATGCGTAATGGAACCTGGCACTAAAATTGGTTTAGTCATGTTCAATTAAGACTAAACTAAATAGTAGTCGTTAAGTGGCTTCGTGCAAACACCTTTTTTCATACGTAAATTTGTAgatattagattttttaatgaTAGGGAGATATACTTAAATGAATGTAAACTGATCTAATACTCACTGATCATTTAGTGATGGCAGGTGtgcattttcaatttcctttCTGTTATCATCCCTGGTAATATTACTGGTAACAATTTCTGAAAAGTGAAGAAAATTTCATGGACATAAATAGATTAATAAATGTGTTAATTGAGCAACTGCAGatgttaattgaattgatattgatattttttattagcGAGCCTATGCTTTCACTATTTGATGACATCATACTTCCAATTCATTTGCCTatcgcaaaaaaaaattcagtaaaatggGTGGCACACTTTTTATCTAGATTGGTCTGAGATCTCCTTTTCTCAAGGGAGGTGTCATATAGTGTCTATTTGCCATCTGAAAATTTCTGATAAGTCCAAACTCCATTTCTTGTGAAATAATTGATTGATAAAAATGCAATAATCAAAGCAAATTGCCAATCTTGCAGTGAATTCAAAATTGACCCGGACTGCTAGTACTATGAATTTTTTGGTGTTGTTCATACATTTTTACATGAttgcaaatttcaaatttattaccaAGCCCTACTAAATGAAGGAGTCTCACCCATACCTAACTTTCTAATAACATGGCTTGACCATTGGACTATTGTTTCTTTGACAAATCCATCAAGAAATATGGTAGTCTATTTGGAACTTTCCAAACTTCAAGTATGGATGGAACACATCGAACGCtagattttgttttcaaattcaaaccaaTTGGATGGggtaaaatttaattgatattttagttGCAATGTTGACATTTTGTTTTCTAAACATTGATAGTTCCACGTTTCTTTGATTACATTTGAGAATGTCGCCAATGTGTCTCCATACACTACAGACCGTGCGCAGTACAGCGCATCACCTGTGGGTGTATTTACATAAGTAAATTGTCACTTTCATTGCCAGATAAGAATAAATGTGAATCTTTTTGAAACAAAAGCTGTAGTTTGATTTTACCTTTTTCCTTTGAAGGTTTGAAAGACAACACGTATAATGTATGGTTATTGCTGCGTACACACCTTTTATATCAATTTGACTCAAATCTTGACCTTCGTATTTCTTTGTCAAATTCAAATCTTGAAGAAGGAACAGCTTTGTTAAGTATACACGCTCAATCAGACCAGACATTGCCTGATAGTGCTCTATGTTGACTCGTTTTGTATGACCAAGATGTTTGCAAACCCATCCGAAGTGGTGTTTGTCAAGGTTCATCATCTGAAAAAATGCTTTCCATTAGGCACTTTAAAAAACTACACAAGCAATTAATACCTCTCACTCATGGGGCAGGTAGATAAGTATGGCAGTTTAgcaggaaatacatataaatgagtgttattaattatgaaaattatCAGTAAAAAATTAAAGGCTGTATGCTGCCTGCCAATGGTCAGTATAAACGCATAATCTACTACCATCTACAAAGGATTATCACCTGTGTAAGAGTCGCGGTATACTTCCTTATAGTTACACTCGTGATTCGGGCTGGAGCCTTCAAGTTACATATTTCACATATCGATTTAAGTGAAGAATAGGCACGTACATAAGCCTTccctgaaaattaaaaaacaacaTTAGTAACAAAGGAGCAGGGCAGTTAGATGATAATCGGGGAGGTTCAAAGATCTTATAATGTAATGTAATAATTAGAATCATTTAATTTCAAGGAATAACTTATTGAGAGATGCTTTAAAGAGGTGCTTTTAGCATAGgctaattttacagaaatttGCAGAGAACAGGCCTGCATTTTGATAATGTAACAAGGATCACATTAGGTATATATACCTGTGGTCGGAAaaagatatttattttcaacacAAATGCCTGCAGCACATCTATTTTCCAAAGATGCTATGAATTCCAGTGGTTTCAGTACATGGGGTGGTATCAAAACTGGAACAATTTTTGATCGCTAGAAAAGGAATTTTGATTAAtgcaaaaataaaacatactTTCAATTAGTACCCATTGATGTGAGATGGGTATAAAAGATGGTGATAGAGAGTTGGTACTGCAGGATTTaaatggcatttttacctTTCCTCGAACACGCATCAAAGAATGAGTGATCAAAAGCTGTCGTTCAATGTCTGTAAGTTCACTGGCAACTGAATTATCGATATCCGACAGAGATGTCTCACGATTCAGAAAGCTCTGCAATCTGTAAATAACCATCTTCAACAATGTAGGATTTGCGAAGTATTGCACCTGTATTTTcagctcattttcaaatgatctaAAATGCTTCATTAAATTTCGATTTAAgtaaattgtataaaattttGCTCTGTATTCATTCTCCATAGATAACCATCAGAGAAACGAGGTataattttttagccttagattagttcattttcaattcgttTAACTATATTCATAGATTCAAACTTAATcaggaactgtggaacagggtccAGGATCTCTAAAAACTCAGTAGTTTTGTACTTAATATTTAAAATACATTAACATGTTATTGAGAATTTCACTTTGTGACGGTGTGATAACTATACATAAGTATACTATATATTTATACTTACTTGATGACTTCAAGTTCACCAGACCGTCTACGATTGAAATGGAGGAGCTTAGCTTgaactaatttaattatttcTGGAAAATTATCAATGATGAGGTCAATGTCTTTCAACTTTCTGTCCAAATAACGACTCAATTTCTCGATGTCGTCAGGGCTTGGAAGCTCCGTTTTTGATTCATATCTTCGTTTCATGAGTACATACTGAGCAAATTTCGTCAACTTCTCGGCCCACTCAATGTCCATGAGACCAAGAAAAGCCTTACATTCTGCTAATTCACGATCATTTCCTTCCTGCTTCACTAAAGTTGCCCATTTAGCATTGATTAACCGTTTCAAATCGTATTTCAATTTAAATGCGTTTGAAGGAGACATAAGATCATCCTCATCATCCATGTATGGAGAACATGTTTTAATAGCTGCCAAGACCACTGCATCAAAATTCTTTGGAAGCAGTAATTCCCACAACTCTTCTTGTTTGTATTCCTCAGGTTCATCCggtgaattttctttattgacaGCTGCACGCAAATTAATAAGGAACCGAGCAGCAAGTCTCATTCGTTGACTGGCGTAATATTTCCTTTTAtccacattttcaaaatttcgccGGAGCCAGCTTTCACCTAACACAAGAATGAGTCTATCATTTTGAGCAATTCGTCCAATATCATCCTGCGTCATTATACTAAAAACCTCATCTAACATAAGCTTGGATGGCTTAAGTTTAATATGTCCCGCCATCATTTGTGACTGGATAATCAAATCACGCTTTTTAATCTGACTCAGTTTTCCAGATTTTCTTAGCTTTCTAGTGCATCTTCTGTAGTGATATTTTATACTTTGAAGAACAATCCATGCTCGACAATGTGGACAAGGACCATATCGGCTGATATCTAGAAAGTTATCACTAGGTCTTCGTGCTAGAATAATCTCGCCATTTTCAGCTTCTATGACTGCTCTATTGTGACGGTCATCTCCACGCTTCCTAATATCTTCCCATTTACCAGGGGTATcacaatttttcaacaaatgCTGCACCTCCTCCACATCAGCATGAGTTTTCATGTGAACACCTATGTGCTGCACTAATTTACCACAATAAAGACATGCATGGTAGTTATCATATACACGCTTATTCTTCTTATGATGAGTGTTGCCATGAGCAGCGGCTCTGCTTGATTTTCGATATCTTCTTATGTAAATATTCCGGAAATTGACGTCCCGAACAATTGGAAATTCTGGAAAATCATTAGAACCTACATCTTCACCTACATCGttgctttttcatttttcgggTTTATTTTCGGATAACTTAAGATGAATTTTGAGATTAGGATACATTTCATCAATATCCATGTCACTATCAGTGCTGCTGTCTTCATTAGAAATGTTTCGTTCTTGTTTTGACTGTGAACATATGTTTTCAGCCATCTGATCCAATTCACCCTCAGTTTCATCCTGAATTTCAATGATAAATTCATCTAAAATTTCTTCTGTTAGGACCTGATCTGTAAAAACATCTGATTCATTTATCTCCTGAAAGTAATCTGCACCCACGACCTTCAATTCGGCCATCTGCGAACAATCTGCACCAACGACATTTGCTTCAGTCAACTGAGAGGAATCTGCACCCGTGACGGTTGCTTCAGACATCTGCGAACAATCTGCACCCGAACGGTTTCTTCAGTCATCTGAGAAGAATCTGTATCAACGACGGTTGTTTCGGTCATCTGCGAACAATCTGCACCCGTGACGGTTGCTTTAGTCATCTGAGAGGAATCTGTACAAACGACGGTTGCTTCAGTAATCTGAGAGGAATCTGTACAAACGATGGTTGTTTCGGTCATCTGCGAACAATCTGCACCCGTGACGGTTGCTTTAGTCATCTGAGTGTAATCTGCACCAACGACGGTTGCTTCAGTCCTCTGCAAGTAATCTGTACACATGACGGTTGCTTCGGTCATCTGAGAAGAATCTGTACCAACGCCGGTTGTGTCAACCATCTGAGAGTAATCTGTACAAACGACGGTTGCTTCGGTCATCTGAGAGTAATCTGTACCAACGACGGTTGCTTCGGTCATCTGAGAGTAATCTGTACCAACGACGGTTATTTCAGTCATCTGAGAGTAATCTGTACCAACGACGGTTGCTTCAGTCATCTGAGAGGAATCTGTACCAACGACGGTTGCTTCGGTCATCTGAGAGTAATCTGTACCAACGACAGTTGCTTCGGTCATCTGAGAGTAATCTGTACCAACGACGGTTATTTCAGTCATCTGAGAGTAATCTGTACCAACGACGGTTGCTTCAGTCATCTGAGAGGAATCTGTACAAACGACGGTTGTTTCGGTCATCTGCGAACAATCTGCACCCATGACGGTTGCTTCAGTCATCTGAGAGGAATCTGTACAAACGACGGTTGCTTCAGTCATCTGAGAGGAATCTGTACAAACGATGGTTGTTTCGGTCATCTGCGAACAATCTGCACCCGTGACGGTTGCTTTAGTCATCTGAGAGGAATCTGTACAAACGACGGTTGCTTCAGTCATCTGAGAGGAATCTGTACAAACGACGGTTGTTTCGGTCATCTGCGAACAATCTGCACCCGTGACGGTTGCTTCAGTCATCTGAGAGGAATCTGTACAAACGACGGTTGCTTCAGTCATCTGAGAGGAATCTGTACAAACGATGGTTGTTTCGGTCATCTGCGAACAATCTGCACCCGTGACGGTTGCTTTAGTCATCTGAGAGGAATCTGTACAAACGACGGTTGCTTCAGTCATCTGAGAGGAATCTGTACAAACGACGGTTGTTTCGGTCATCTGCGAACAATCTGCACCCGTGACGGTTGCTTCAGTCATCTGCGAACAATCTGCACCCGCGACGGTTGCTTTAGTCATCTGAGAGGAATCTGTACAAACGACGGTTGTTTCGGTCATCTGCGAACAATCTGCACCCGTGACGGTTGCTTTAGTCATCTGAGAGTAATCTGCACCCACGACGGTTGCTTCAGTCATCTGCGAACGTTCAGCATCAACGACGGTTGCTTCGGTCACCTGAGAGTAATCTGCACCCACGACTTTCGATTTGGTATAGGAAGGACTGTTCATtactagaaaaataaatttagtaTTAGGATACGAATAGTGGCAATATTAGATAGCCAGTATTAATGCTCCCACAAcattcaaggtaattggacaGCCGATGAAGTACGGGGAATATGTAATTACTTTTACTCACTCTCGGTCTCGACCCATTCATAATCATTTACGAAGCAGTTTAATGTCTCCCATATTTTCTTCTCAACAATCGGCCTATCAGCTGACTTAGCTCCGCCGCATTAAAAAATCTAAGCTCTTGTTAGTAAAACAAAACTGCTACG is drawn from Tubulanus polymorphus chromosome 10, tnTubPoly1.2, whole genome shotgun sequence and contains these coding sequences:
- the LOC141912157 gene encoding uncharacterized protein LOC141912157 yields the protein MAELKVVGADYFQEINESDVFTDQVLTEEILDEFIIEIQDETEGELDQMAENICSQSKQERNISNEDSSTDSDMDIDEIYRKSSRAAAHGNTHHKKNKRVYDNYHACLYCGKLVQHIGVHMKTHADVEEVQHLLKNCDTPGKWEDIRKRGDDRHNRAVIEAENGEIILARRPSDNFLDISRYGPCPHCRAWIVLQSIKYHYRRCTRKLRKSGKLSQIKKRDLIIQSQMMAGHIKLKPSKLMLDEVFSIMTQDDIGRIAQNDRLILVLGESWLRRNFENVDKRKYYASQRMRLAARFLINLRAAVNKENSPDEPEEYKQEELWELLLPKNFDAVVLAAIKTCSPYMDDEDDLMSPSNAFKLKYDLKRLINAKWATLVKQEGNDRELAECKAFLGLMDIEWAEKLTKFAQYVLMKRRYESKTELPSPDDIEKLSRYLDRKLKDIDLIIDNFPEIIKLVQAKLLHFNRRRSGELEVIKLQSFLNRETSLSDIDNSVASELTDIERQLLITHSLMRVRGKRSKIVPVLIPPHVLKPLEFIASLENRCAAGICVENKYLFPTTGKAYVRAYSSLKSICEICNLKAPARITSVTIRKYTATLTQMMNLDKHHFGWVCKHLGHTKRVNIEHYQAMSGLIERVYLTKLFLLQDLNLTKKYEGQDLSQIDIKEIVTSNITRDDNRKEIENAHLPSLNDHEINDSADIDADEAVAFGGNEDEDDDDQDDRDSNDSEQLQEPVNLKKGVNRKSTRQKWSLKELNEIKKYFIKYLESGITPNTFACEKAKKLSKANNGELHLRQSHLIVKKISNMNVTKRQSLKNKK